The following is a genomic window from Artemia franciscana unplaced genomic scaffold, ASM3288406v1 PGA_scaffold_23, whole genome shotgun sequence.
GGTTGAAACCCATGCTGATTAGGGGATAGGATATTGTTGACTTTCAGATGTTCCAGTATTGCATCATTGACCACTCTTTCAAGGATTTTTGCGACTACTGATGTGAGActtataggtctgtagttttctgctttaagtctgctgccttttttgaatattgggGTCACAAAAGCAGTTTTCCAATCAGATGGGACAGATTTGGCATTAGTAGACTTTTGGAATAGGTCAGACAGTGGTCCTGCGATGATGGTTGCCAGTTCCTTCAGCAGTCTTGGGTGTAAGTGATCTGGTCCAGCCGatttatttgtgtcaagattttgAAGCCGTTTGAGGATGTTGGAGGGGTCGATGCTGACTTGCTCCATCGTTGTGGGGGCTTCATAGCCCGGGCAGTTTGGCAGGGGGCCTTCCGGTTCACAAGTGAAAACTGAAGCAAAGTGCCTATTTAGTTCGTTTGCTACATCAGTTATGTTGGTTACGGTAGTGCCACAGGGTTTCACCAGTCTGGAGATAGTTCGACGGGAGTGGTTCTTGCTAGAGACataattccagaattttttaggatttgtcttactttctttggCAAGATTGGACTCCAGATTTTCGTAGAGTTTTCTGGTGAGGTTTCTCAGCTTGTTTCGTGCCTTGGTGAATTTCGTGTGTTGCTGCAGGTCTCCTGACTGCCTGAACTTTTCCCATGAcctctttttcctgtttatttctcttttgatgtcttttgtCATGTAGGGGAGGGATCTAGGTTTTGGTTTGAAACTGGTCTTTGTGTGGGCATCCTGAGCTTTCAGCAAAACACCCTTGAATTTGGTCCATTGTTCGTCAACTGTGCCACTTAGTACATTCGGCCAGTCTGTAGTGGATAATTCATTTCGAATAGCAATGTAGTCGACAAACACTTTTTTGACTAGCTTGTTCTTAAGTACCTTCACTTTCAGCATGAGCTCTATAGTTAGGTGATCGCTTTTACCAAGGGGTGGTGAGTAATCAATACTTTTGAACTAAGCTTTTGTCATTCAAGATAACCAGGTCAAGTATTGTTGGGCGCTGAAACAATCTGTATCTAGTTGGTTGGTCAACTATCTGGTGTAGGGACAATTCACTGAGGCAATTTAGGAAAGGCTGTTGCTTGTCTTGTTCGGTTGGAGTGGCACCACATCCAAAACCGTTTATCCAGTTTATAGATGGAAGGTTGAAATCGCCGGCAATAAGCAGATGTCCTTTGAGGTTCGAATTTAGTGTGCATATTATTTCTGCTATTGCTTGTTCGGTTACAACTTGGGATGGGGCTGAGGGACTTCTGTAGATGCATCCGATTCTGACTGTCTCTGACACATGGCTCCCTGGCACACATAGATCAAAGCAAACTGCCTCAACAAAGGGGCAAAGGAGAGGAACATcaattatctttgtattgtatcctGCTTTAGCGAGGGCTAGTGTTCCTCTTTTGCAACCTTGGGACGACAGATTTGAGAGAACTTGGTAACCCGAGATTTTCACATGGGAATCGTGAAGTTTGTTCCTACTGTTTTTAGGGCAGACTTCAGTCAGTAAGATCACATCGAACTTTCTTGAGTCAATTAGGGTTTTTAGTTCATCAATTTTGTTGGGCAACTGGTCAACATTAGTAACACATACACTAAAGTCAGAACTTATGGTTGCTGGTTCTGGTTGGCTTCTGTCCAGTATGGTTTGTCTGTTGTTATTTTCACCAGAGTCACTTTCTTCCTCAACAGAAACAAAGCTcaagtcttcttcttcttcctgggAAGCCTCCGCAGTTACAAACGAGTCTGACGATTTATCACTAATAGTGTCACTAAGGGTTacatcaacatttttatttttaccagaaaaagCAGAACTAATTACACTATACACTAATGGTGGGgtgaaaataagaattttagtcccttctcccctcccccttcGTCAAATGTGTTCCCTTTCTATATGTATCTCTGCTTGCTCAACAGACCAGAACtcttaaataatttattcttcACGTAATTATTATTCACCCTGCCTATAaactttttactattattattccTAAGAgtcaataaaaacattttatcccTATTAAGCAAAGTCTTGTTTGGTACGCAGGTAAAGAGAGTGTTCTGGACAGAGATGTTCCTAGACAGTTACCTGGGGCCCAGACATTTTATGCGTGCAAAATTTCCATTAGTTATAgccatttttgtaaaaaaaaaaatgtctcctAATATAGTAGAGGGCGCTGtcagaggtgccatttgggggggtcaggggtgggaaAATGCCCACACCCTGATTTCtcaggggggcccaagcttccaccacaaagggccctttgctggccataataatccattatgtccaacataatccattctatccaattgatttgaaattactgcacgcctattactttcaccgatgcattgtttacttaaataagaaagtttcttgcTGAGGAGGGCCAGCCTCTAGTCTGGcggaattttccactttcagtttaatcactaaCCTTGTTGATTATGATCTTTGATGTTATAATCAATCTTAGACGTCAGTGTGGCTGAAATCCACAATGGGTTACATCCacaatgggttgtcccctccgcaatccctcgctctttacgctaaagtttgactctttgccacaattctgctttttaaaacaattaaaagctttagcgtaaagagcgagggattgcggaggggacaatccatttcatatacggagtgatttctgttcgttttaagttttaatgtcgctctttactttcagttaaaaaaactgtttttttttatgtaattacagAAAGAAACCGCTTCTGTCAGACTAAGAACTTGAGTATTGTAGCTATAACAGATTAGTACCATTTTCTTTTTACCATATCTTAATCACCATGCCTTGAAAATATAAGTGGGTAGAtcaaatttaagtaattttaatattttgtatttgcaATAAATGATAATTTTGTGGAATTGTAACAAATgaaagttttgttaaaatttggcgtGATGCTTTTCtgagacgggggggggggatttcacCCCGAGTGCGAGAGAGGCCAGAACTTCCCCTGAACGTATCTCGACTATTACGTAACGTAACGTAACTGAATGTATGTATTTGTCTTTCTGAGTCTAAATAAATGATCAGCTTTAACCTTCATTATGGCCATATATATAATGAATTTTACTCTTTATATTTTGttgtaaataattataataataaagttcgttaatattaattaattaattaatttaatgaattttacttctttgaagtaaaagttgtttttttaagttcagtAGATGACAATTGACATTGCTCTTGGGTGTATTTTGGCATTTATATGTAATGTATATGTCAGGCTTGTATATATCTCAGGTATATCTTGgcattttcaaattatattctTCTTTTGCATGCACCATGTCAGTACTGTTAGTGTGACGtcattttagtttcatttatttcaaattgCATGAGTATCATAGTTGTGTGTAAAGAAAATCACGTCATTCTTTTACtgaacatgacgtcattttcagtatatatatgtatatcttgCGGTTCTCCATGCGACATCAGTTAGTTGAGAAACATCTGTGCGTAAAAGTCAAAAGTATGAGCTTTACTAAGTATTTTGTTAACTTGCTACGCTTGCAGAATTCCAATATATCACCAATTGACGCTAATCATATGATGTCTCCAGCAGTCCATGATTACTGCAATATGAGTATGACCGTGATTCCCAGGTCTGGACCTAATTTTCCACAGTCTCCAGTGGACCATGACTATTGCAGTACAAGTATGAAAATGATTACTGAGTTTGCAAATAACTTGCCCCACTTGCATCATTCCAATATATCACAAATTCAGGATGATGATTTGATGTCTCCGGTTGTACCAAGACAGAATGAGAAATCAATGAGTATATATCGCTCAGCTACATCTGTGCCTGCAGTTGTACGTACATCCAGCTATCAAGGTGACTCTATTATTCCTGCTATTCAGAACGTTGTATCTACTGTAGATCTTGGATGtaaattgaacttgaaaaagATTTGTAGTCAAGCGCGAAACACAGAATATAATCCAAAATCGCATCCCGCCGTTATTATGAGGTTAAAAGACCATAAGACCACAGCATTGATTTTCAGCACTGGAAAAATGGTCTGCACTGGAGGTAACTCAGAAGAAGTCTCGCGATTGGCTGCAAGAAAATATGCCAGAATTGTACAAAAACTGGGCTTCGCtactaaaatcttgaatttCAAGATTCAAAATATGGTTGGCTCCTGTAATGTCAAGTTTTCAATACGTTTAGATGCCTTGGCGCGAGGCCATGAAAAGTTTATCAAATACGAACCTGAGCTTTTCCCTGGGCTGGTGTATAGAATGGTCAAACCAAAGGTTGTCCTTAAAATTTTTGCTAATGGAAATGTAATCATCACCGGTGCCAAAACTAGACAAGAAATTTATGATGCATTTGAGATTATTTATCctattttaaaaggttttaagCATTAGCTGTGGTTGgtactttttattcatttaaagcCATTAAAAGCcagccaaagaaaaaataatatactctTATGATTGTATCTGGACAAGTTTCGCCAAATTCAATAAGACCCTTTCTAAAAGCATTCTCCATGTAGTGAATATCTCAACATCAAGTGACGATTGTTGAAGGCGTTCGATCCATCACTACTCGATGTAAACCGTTTCGAAAGGGATAAACCGCAACTAGCGATTTCAGAAAGCATTTCAGTCTTTAAATCCTAAGCTGTAGTGTGACCGATAAAGCTTGTTTTGAAATGTCTTTCCACAAAGCGTTGGTCCTCTAAAGACGACAATTGGATTTGGGTTTGCAACTCTATCTTACTATTAGAGTTAGTTGTTTCATCAAACTCAATAGCATAAATACTGCCTTTACCTCGTGTAAAGTTTACTGCCGAAAGTACGTGTCAATAGCTTATTACAGTTTGTAGTCGAGACCCAGAGCAATATGCCACAAGGCAATAAAGAGAGTCTTTTCCAGCCTCGGAACTCCAACTGTTCCAGAGATGGCACTAAAACTGTCGTTTTGTCCCACATAGCGATTCAACGATCATCCGAGGAcatggataattttgaaaaccactctgcctttccatgacgataaataaaaattgaaatagggATAAAATCCTTTAATAAGCAGTGATAGATTTCACAataaaatactagatattttggtcacatatacagtgaccgaaatatttagtatttttctttgaaagttatcactgtctattataggttttatccctatttgaacttttatttatcggCTGAGGACATCGGTATaataaagataacaaaaagaAGACGTAATAGTACCCGTGGTTATTTGGTGTAGAGAGTTTGGTGGGCTAACCCATCAAATGAGGGGCTTTAGAACATGGCGATTCGAATAATGAATTTTTGGATCAAACGCAATTTTTACAAggattttggtttttttttcgaaattctgAAGCAAAAATTTTGGGACTTCAAATTACTGTTGAATTGACAGATATTACTTCATAGAGTTGCTGGATCTCATTTAGTTGCGTATTTAATGGCATGAATTATTAgacgtttttaagttttgataacCAAGGGCTTAGCTACCTCTGCTGATATCATATGATATCAGAATTAGGGGCTCGCAAGGATTCAACACCAATTGCTACCTCAGTGGTgttattagtttatttagaGTAAgctgagaaaaatataaaacctcCGATAATACTTTTCTAAGATAATCAACAAAAtccttgatgaaaaaaaaaaataacaatgaaataagtacatcaataaaaaaaatgtaaagtcaaaatcaaaacgagaCAAAATTAACTTGACTAGGGCTGACAACTCCCCTACCTTCTCAAAATCAacaaataatttgcactttactgaaaaaaaaaaattactgtgcagctctttatttttctttgaaaaaactgtttcgaatatttctttttaaatttaataactataatataaattaaatcaatttagataaataaaactataagataaatatcagaaatatttctCTATAATAACATAGGAGGTATCATCCTGCAGCGACCTTACACATATCCAAAGCTGCATACATGTGAATGCCCATGGAAAGTTAGACAACTTAGGCATTTAAATGCGGTCATTCAGGCATGTGATACCCCTCCTCCTACTTGCACAATAGCCTACCCACAATaacttaaagaaaacaaaacaaataccaTGCTGACCGATGATTTGTATCATCGTAAGCCTACGACACCAGGATTCGAACCCAATTCTGGAGCGCTAACCACTGAGCTATCCATCCTTCATAATAGCTCTTACAAAATTGTATTCCATTGCACATAATTTCACGAAATATCAAGTCAATTAAAATAGTTAAGACAAGAACAAAGATAATAAATGTCTCTGTTTGCCAATCATTTTGAAtgattacatataaaaaaaagtttttttttttcaattgatacTAAGGAgcaatataaaacttaaaattaacagaaattatcgtttatatggggggggggctgctctCTCCTCATCCCTCTCTTTCCGCTTGattgaacattaaaaaaagcttattatccTAACTAAACGACCGGTGTGTTTCTGGAGTCGCTgttaaggaatcgggacaagcagtcgaactttagcgtaaagaacaaggtattgaggatACCCTTACATATGCAGTACCTTCTATTCGTTATAAGTTTtggtgctgctccttactttgagttaaaaaaaagttgctttttatttagtttctaattatttttaagtaataccAGGGCATCGGgccccctccgtggaaaaacAGTTATTCCTACGTAAGATACCCCCCCCACAAGGAAAATTTCTCTCAAACAATTCCCTTTTAGCTGAAAATTCTCCACGAAAAAATTCTTGCGGATATCTCCAGACGAAAATTGTCCTTAGCGCACTTTTATATGAAAAGATACTTAACACtattcttttcttccttaatggtttaaaatcaaaaaggaGGTTTAacggcaccccccccccagtgctGCTGTCTACCCAACTAAATTCATAGATTGCGATAGTTTTTACTATAGTTAAAGATATCAAAATGTTCTTTTCCAGTGATATTATCGACccattatttttagtttctattgaatttataaattactaggtgttggggtggcgccaagcgcaacacctagttgttgggggcgctttgcgccccccaagcccccccgcgcgtgtaagtcgttacgcgccattgtagttgtgtccctgtgtcccacttgtgaatatatatatatatatatatatatatatatatatatatatatatatatatatatatacatatatatatatatatatcttctatatatttaaaattaagttgtctgtgtgtgtgtgtgtgtgtgtcgagtgacgtcatgtttgtgtgtcgactgacgtcatgaagttagttgtcgtcatgtttgttatgacgatgacgtcattaaagatatttaagacattcgttcacggaaaaatgtttaattgtaaaatgactgaagaacctacaatggcaacagccgaggaagctgctcaaagagtctatgccaaaaaacgtgctgctgatagagaaagtaagaaaagaaagcgtgccgaggaatcacaagaacagcaagaaaacaggcttgcggctgatagagaaagtaagaaaagaaagcgtgccgaggaatcacaagaacagcaagaaaacaggcttgcggctaaagaacgcaaaaccgcgcagttagatgaaaatccacatGGACAGCGatagtcaaaacatatcaaaattgaaaatgatagcgatgatgattgggtttgggattttgacttggataaggtcatcaatgcctaccagatttaagttaaaaaaaacaaaggttcggcgatatgtacttcatagtgacgctgaaaaataaagaagaaaaaactgaaaaaagaaaaaaggtaaaaaactaaaaaaaaactaaaaagaaaaaacactcaaagagaaattacagaccgggacacaaatgacgaccgagacagagggaatataaatgacgaccgggaacctcaaagagaaattacaaactgggacacccgggcacaaatcacgaccgggacacagggaatataaatgacgaccgggacacagggacaccactacaacggggacgccgggggcacaggtggggcgactgacgtcatgaagttagttgtcgtcatgttttttatgacgatgacgtcattaaaggtatttaagacatccgttcacggaaaaatgtttaattgtaaaatcactgaaaaacctacaatggcaacagccgaggaagctgctcaaagagtctatgccaaaaaacttgctgctgatacagaaagtaataagaaaagaaagcgtgccgaagaatgacaagaacagcaagaaaacaggcttgcggctaaagaacacaaaaccgcgcagttagatgaaaatccaaatggacagcgagagtcaaaacatatcaaaactgaaaatgatagcgatgatgattgggtttgggattttgacttggataaggtcatcaatgcctaccagatttaagttaaaaaacaaaggttcggcgatatgtacttcatagtgacgctgaaaaataaagaagaaaaagaaaactgaaaaaagaaaaaaggtaaaaaactaaaaagaaaaaacactcaaagagaaatttcagaccgggacacaaatgccgaccgagacagagggaatataaatgacgaccgggaacctcaaagagaaattacagactgggacacccggacacaaatcacgaccgggacacagggaatataaatgccgaccgggacacaactacaacggggacgccgggggcacaggcgggatatataaatgacgaccgggacacagggattgttcgaatagaaattacagaccaggacacaaatgacgaccgggacacagggaatataaatgacgaccggcacactcaaagagaaattacaaactgggacaccggggcaaaaatgacgaccgggacacagagacacatcattagaataatgaggtatagatctgaatacggattggttttcccatggacaattatatgttgcatgttcaagagtcagtaaacctgacaatctatttatatgtacagacaatgggacagcgaagaatgttgtatattcacatgttttacctagttaaaaacatatatttatatctatctctattcacaggtgggacacgggaacacaactacaatggcgcgtaactaatatggtgcgtaacgacttacccgtgcgggatggcgcgaagcgccaccccaacagctagtatatatatatactatatatatatatatatatatatatatatatatatatatatatatatatatatatatatatatatatatatata
Proteins encoded in this region:
- the LOC136041452 gene encoding uncharacterized protein LOC136041452: MYILRFSMRHQLVEKHLCVKVKSMSFTKYFVNLLRLQNSNISPIDANHMMSPAVHDYCNMSMTVIPRSGPNFPQSPVDHDYCSTSMKMITEFANNLPHLHHSNISQIQDDDLMSPVVPRQNEKSMSIYRSATSVPAVVRTSSYQGDSIIPAIQNVVSTVDLGCKLNLKKICSQARNTEYNPKSHPAVIMRLKDHKTTALIFSTGKMVCTGGNSEEVSRLAARKYARIVQKLGFATKILNFKIQNMVGSCNVKFSIRLDALARGHEKFIKYEPELFPGLVYRMVKPKVVLKIFANGNVIITGAKTRQEIYDAFEIIYPILKGFKH